CTTGAATGAACTCTCTGTGTCAAATTTTAAAGAAAAATTTGAAGACAGTCTTTTTAACTCGCACCTTGTGATAGACGGAATTTTCGGGACGGGATTCAAAGGTCCGGTCACGGGTTTGCCTTCGGTTATCATTGATTCGGTCAACAAAGCTAAAAAGCCGGTACTTTCAATCGACATACCAAGCGGAGTCAATTCTGACGACGGTTCTGTGAAAGGGACAGCCGTGAGAGCCAGTATCACAGTTACTTTCGCCTGCCCGAAAAAAGGACACTTCTCTATATCAGGAAAAGAACATTCCGGAAGAATAATAGTCGCCGATATAGGATTACCAGGATCAATCGTCGAACAGCTTCACGATTCAGAACTCCTGACAACTGACTACGTCAGAAAAGTCATACCGGCCAGAAATGACACATGGCACAAGGGACAGTTCGGTAAAATACTCGTTGTCGGCGGGTCTGCATGCATGCCGGGAGCCCCTTTCCTCGCGGGCAAAGCGGCCTTCAAGACCGGAGCAGGTTTCGTCACTCTCGCCGTGCCGTCTGATATAATCGGCAATCCGTTCGGTTTTGAAGAGGCGACTTACTTCTGCGCGAACGACGGACCGTATCTGACCATGAAAGGTGCGAAAAGAATAATCGAACTGTCGGAGAATTACGACGCGGCCGTAATTGGTCCCGGCCTCGGCAGGGAAAAAGAAACCGCTTCAGCCGCCGCGGAAATACTGCTCGAATCAAAAATTCCGGCTGTCGTCGACGCTGACGCCCTGCATGCTGTTGTCCCTTTTCTGAAGAATGTCTCCGGGAGAAAACACACTGTGCTGACACCGCATTTAGGTGAATTCAGCGCTTTGACAGGACTCCCTACTGAAGAAATTAATAAGGATCCGGCCGGCCAAGTTCTGCGTTTTGCAGAAAAATACTCACTTACAATTCATTTGAAAGGTCCTCTCGGGAGAGTGACTTGCGGCAGTACATTGATGACCGCTGTGAATCCGGTGATGGAAAGCGCTCTCGCCACAGCTGGAAGCGGCGACGTTCTTTCGGGCATAATCGCCGCTCTCCTTGGAAAAACTTTTGACGCTTTCAAAAGCACCGGAGCAGGAGTTTTTATACACGCAGTATCCGGGATTATTGCGAGAGAAAAGTTTTATGCCGTTACTGCTTCCGACATTTACCGAAGTATTCCGGACGCGATAAAAGCCGTCATAGAAAACAGAGACTTCGGATTTATAGATACAATTTAATGAATTTTAGCAAAAACAGAAAATATTATTTCGTTTCAGCGTTTTTAGCCCTGGCGATACTGATCTTTTTTTCTTTTTTTTCAAAATCACTGCTTATAAAATCTGTCGACAAAATCCTTCGATCACGCGGAGTCGAAGCCTCACGGATCGCATTCCGGTTCCCTCTATTTTTTACTCTCAAAGACGTGAAATTTACAGAGGCAAACAGATTTGAAGGCGGATACGCGGAAGAAATTTCTTTCGCGCTTTCCCTACCGGATCCGGGAAAGATAAAGTTTTTATCTGTCGAAGATTTCCGAATTCCGTTTGCCAGCCGGATGAAAACAGGTGAAAGCGGAGATATTTCAGTTTCCGGCAGAAATATTCCTGACGAAATAAGACTGAAAAACGGGATCATAGAATTTTCAGGGCGTGAAATTATTGTGGATTCTTTTTCAGTGAAAACGCAAGAAGATTCTCTCACGGGATATTTCAGTTCTTCTGGATCATTTTGCACTATTAACCTGCGTGATTCATCCGGAGTCTATCTTTTGTCAGCGCGGTCCAAAGACACTATAAAAATCTCTGAATACATGAACTTAAGCGGCTTCTCACTGAAAGCTGAAATTACAAGCGGTTCAATAAAAGGAAGCGTAAGAGGGAACTTTTCGACTTCGTTTTTCGGCGGGATCGAAACAACCTTAGAAGATAAAATCGAGATTGATTTTTCAGCTTCCCCCGCTGTCTTCTCACTTCCCAACAGAGGTGTTCGTGTCTCGACCAGTGAAGACTGTCTGATGATATCAGCCGACAGTTTCTTTTCACCGATCAAACCTCACGAAAAATTCGAGATAATATCATACAGCGTTTCCGGAAATTTGAGATTTTGCATAAAAGAAGGATTGTTCCTCGTAGATGCCGACTCTCTGAAAGTTTCAAACCTTCGGGTTCATTCACGTTTCATCTGCCGGGACACAGTGACTTTCAGCAGTTTGAACATACCATTGGCGCGGCTGTCGATTTCCTTTGATGACAGTTTAGTCGAAATTGACACTTTTGTCTTCGCTTTAGACAATTCTGATGTTTCGATCAACGGTTTTGTTGATTATTCCGACTCAGTGAGACTCCGGATTTCTTTCTGCGGAGAAAAAATCTCAGTCGAGGACATCATCAACTTTGTACCTGATGAACTTCTTCCGAATCTTTCCGGAATAAGCGGAAGAGGAGATTTCGATGTCTCGGGATATTTTTATTACGTTTCCTGCTTTCCAGAAAGCACAGATTTCGGCATCGGTTCTGTTTTCCGTGGAGTGTCAATAGATCACTTCGGACCGAAAATAGACATGGACACTTTTTCAAGACCTTTCGTCGCCACCGTCAGGATCGGTTCTTCGAAAGGTGAAAAGATAGCTCTCGGTATTCACAACCCGAATTTTGTGCCCATTGAAAATTTGCCCCAGTCTCTCATCGGCGCCGTACTGGTTTGCGAAGACGGATCGTTTTTCAGCCACAGGGGATTCAGTCTTTTCCATATAAGAAGAGCCATGAGAGAAAACCTCAGCGCCGGCAGATACATAAGCGGCGGAAGCACTATAACGATGCAGTTGGCCAGAAATCTATTCCTGTCGGACGAAAGAAGCCTTTCAAGAAAACTCGAAGAAGCGGTGCTCACCTGGCAGTTGGAAAAACACCTCTCAAAGAAAAGAATACTTGAAATTTATCTGAATATTATCGAATTCGGTCCCGGAATCAGAGGAGTACAGGAGGCGTCAAAAGAATATTTCGGAACTGACGCCTCAAATCTTGATCCTCTTCAATCAGCGTATTTCGCCAGTATTATACCAAACCCCAGAAGATATTATCAGATTCAATTCGAAAGAGGCTCCATCTCGCCGTACTGGCACCAGAAACTTGTCAGAATTATGGAACTGGAACTGGCAAGAAATTACATCGATTCAACCGCTTTCGACAGTTTCTCCGCAATTGATTTGGAATTCATTGATCGATAAATTTGCTGGGGGACAGAATCGAACTGTCCACACCGGGATTTTCAGTCCCGTGCTCTACCTACTGAGCTACCCCAGCAAAAGAAAAACGATTCTATAACATAGCCGAATGATTGTCAATAATAATGAAACAAAAAAATGGACACCAAGCCTTAAAAACTTTATCATCCCTGTATGATTAGAATTTCGAGCGTTTTCGTTATCCCGGCTTCTTTGATTTTCCTTTGTTTGTCCTGCACACAGCCCGCAGATCCGTCATATAAGGGTCCCGTAATTGAAAGTGTCAGCGGCCGCCATGTTTTCATTCTGTCGGAACCTTGTTCCCTCAAGATATATGTTTCCGACGAGAAACACTCTTCCATAGAGATCAGATCTATTACAGGAGAAGACACCTCTCAATGGATGAATTCTTTTCCTTCCAATCAGGATTTCTACATGGAATTGAATCAACCGGACACGGGCTTCAACTCCGTAACACTGCAGGCGAGAAATCCTGATGAAATGACTTCTTCCTGGTCCGACCCGTTTATTTTTTTCGCGGCGGCGGACTCGCTTTATTTTTATGATGATTTCAACACACAGGACACATTTCTCGACACGTCCGTATGGACATTCGGCACGAGCGGCAACGCCGTAATAAAGATCGGCGACTGTGATCAAAGAAGGGCGGTTTTATTTTACGACCCTCTGATAGGTTCGAGCTGGATTACAGCCTACGCCTACATTCCGTTGGCGGATTCCGGTTCGATTTCATTTTCAGTTTTCATTCCTTCGTCTGCTTCTGCGGACGAAAGCAATTTACTGTCTTTCCGGACATTTCCCTATAACTGGGACTGGCCCTCCCGGGGAATGCATTTCGGGATAGTTTCAGATTCACTCTGCTACAAATACGGAACCACGTGGAACAAACTTGCTTCCATCCCCAGAGGGCAATGGAACGATATATCTGTTGTATACAGCTCCATGTCGAAAAAGTATTCTTTTTTAATTAATCAAACCCAACTGAATGTGCCCATTGATTTTGACGGTTCCGGCACGGACAACATTCTCTTCCAGATACTTTGCCCGGATAACGCCTTCAGGGACAGTATTTGGCTTGACGACCTCTCTTTCAGGCTTCTTTGAATACCGATTCTTAATCTACTTCATGCGCTGTTTGTGTATTGATTTACTCTCATCCATGGGATAAAATGCTCATTATGCTTAACCATCTTCTTGTGTTCTTTTTTCTCACTTCTGCCGTTAATTCGTCGAAAATTGACGGCTTTATAAGATCTTTGGGACCAGTACATTCAGGTATTCATTGCGTCAACACTAAAACGGGTGAATCAGTTTATTCTTACAACCAGGATTTCCTGTTCGTGCCGGCTTCGGTTCAGAAACTTCTGACGGTAGCGGGATCGTTTTTCATACTCGGCACCGATTACAGATTTTCGACCTATCTCCTCTGCGATTCTATCAGATCCGACACCGTTTACAATCTCGTTTTAAGAGGATCGGGAGATCCTTCGTTAGATTTAAAATCCATAGAACTCCTCGTCAAACACCTGAAATCCATTGACATTAATAATATTCAAGGAGATATTTGCACGTATTCACGCGATCTCGACACACTTCCTCTCGGCGTCGGCTGGATGTGGGACGAAGGTTATTACGCTTACAGTGCGAGAATTTCGGCTTTGAGCTGCTGTGGGAATTACGTTACTGTCAAAGCTGCCGTGACTGATGGAAGGATAACTTATGACATAATGCCGAAATCTGACTTCGTCGAATTGGTAAATCTTCTCGCTCCGGGAACCGAAAACAAATACACCGTCGAAAGATACTTCGACGGAGAAATTAACATCATTGTACTCTCCGGTACTCTCAAAACCCCTATCGAGAGAACAGTGAATTTGGAAAGGCCGGACCTTTTCACGGGACACCTATTTATGAGAGCCGCAATCGAAAGCGGGATATCCTTCCAAGGAATGGTACGATCCATACAGACCCTGCCTGCAGTTTATGAAACGGCTGCTGTTTTTGTATCCCCGCCTCTTTTCGCCCTGTCAGACAGCATATTGAATTACAGTCTCAATCTCTCGTCAGAACTATTGTTGAGAAAGATTGCCTCTCTGAACTCTTTGGGAGCGTCTTCTCTCGAAGGCATATCCCTCATTTTCCAGAAATTCAGTTATTTAGGCCTCTCAACGTCAGGTATTGTGTCAAAAGACGGTTGTGGTCTGTCGAGATACAATCTTCTTTCACCAAGATTCCTGACTTCTCTTCTCTCTCTGATGTTAAAACAACCCGGTACGTCTAATCTTTTTTTCAATTGCCTTCCGATAATGGGCAGGGAGGGCACCGTGAACAACAGACTTCGCAGAATTTCTGAAGACAGAGCGAGAGCAAAAACTGGAACTTTGTCAGGCATATCAACTATAGCCGGCTACATTGTAACGAAAAGGCAGGACACTCTTTCTTTCGCTATTATGATGAATAATTTTTCTATATCCCAAAACCAGATAAAAAATGTTCAGGACAGTATTATCCTCGAACTGATGAACTACTGAAATGAACTCACTGGTGCTTTTCGAGAAAGACAGAGACAATTTTTACCCCCTTTCCCTTTCAAGGCACGTATCGGATCTAATTACAGGTTATTTTACTTTTTCGGAGGGTTTCAGACGCCTGTACGATTTGTGCGAAATCACTTTATTATCTCCCGCTTACATGGAAGAACACCTCAGAGAATCTCATCCCGCTTTCCGAATTAACGAAGAACAGCAGTATTCCCTATATCTTCGCGCCTCTATTTTGCCCGAAAAAAAAATTAAAAAACAAATATCGTTGGACGGACCCGAAGAAGCCTTCACCTGCGAAGGAAGTGTTATCGGATTCAGAGGATCCCCTGACACTGCAAAAATGTTTTTTAAGGAAGGCTTGACCCCCAAAAACATGCCTGTCAGGGAAGTTGAAGCGCAGGTTTTCAATAGCGTGTGTGATATCGTCGAAGGCAATGCTTTGTCGCTTGAAAGAAATTTTACACGCGGAGCTCTGAACGGCGAGATAGCAGGAACGGCTAAACTCATATCGCCCGAAAAGATATTTGTCGGCGCAAATTCGACAGTTGAAGATTATGTTCTTATCGACGCGAGGAAAGGTCCCGTTCACATAAGCGAAGGAGTAGAAATTAAATCCCACAGCGTTGTGGCCGGTCCGGTTTACATAGGACATGGTACTCTTGTAAAACCATTCACTCACATACTCAACGGATGCAGTTTCGGTCCTCAGTGCAGACTGAGCGGAGAAATATCAAAATCGCTGTTTATCGGATACTCAAACAAACAGCACTCCGGTTTTTTGGGCAATTCATACGTTGGAGAGTGGGTCAATTTCGGAGCCGGAACGACAAACTCAAACCTCAAGAATAACTATTCCGAGATCACCGTGCATTATA
This is a stretch of genomic DNA from candidate division WOR-3 bacterium. It encodes these proteins:
- a CDS encoding NAD(P)H-hydrate dehydratase; the protein is MFILGSEQIKEADRKAIEETGIHPLAMMENAGRAVAVAAINNWNLHDCDEVLILAGKGNNGGDALVCARFLTNFGIKTNVFCVFDPSLFSKDAEIQYGILKRIGITLNELSVSNFKEKFEDSLFNSHLVIDGIFGTGFKGPVTGLPSVIIDSVNKAKKPVLSIDIPSGVNSDDGSVKGTAVRASITVTFACPKKGHFSISGKEHSGRIIVADIGLPGSIVEQLHDSELLTTDYVRKVIPARNDTWHKGQFGKILVVGGSACMPGAPFLAGKAAFKTGAGFVTLAVPSDIIGNPFGFEEATYFCANDGPYLTMKGAKRIIELSENYDAAVIGPGLGREKETASAAAEILLESKIPAVVDADALHAVVPFLKNVSGRKHTVLTPHLGEFSALTGLPTEEINKDPAGQVLRFAEKYSLTIHLKGPLGRVTCGSTLMTAVNPVMESALATAGSGDVLSGIIAALLGKTFDAFKSTGAGVFIHAVSGIIAREKFYAVTASDIYRSIPDAIKAVIENRDFGFIDTI
- a CDS encoding transglycosylase domain-containing protein, whose protein sequence is MNFSKNRKYYFVSAFLALAILIFFSFFSKSLLIKSVDKILRSRGVEASRIAFRFPLFFTLKDVKFTEANRFEGGYAEEISFALSLPDPGKIKFLSVEDFRIPFASRMKTGESGDISVSGRNIPDEIRLKNGIIEFSGREIIVDSFSVKTQEDSLTGYFSSSGSFCTINLRDSSGVYLLSARSKDTIKISEYMNLSGFSLKAEITSGSIKGSVRGNFSTSFFGGIETTLEDKIEIDFSASPAVFSLPNRGVRVSTSEDCLMISADSFFSPIKPHEKFEIISYSVSGNLRFCIKEGLFLVDADSLKVSNLRVHSRFICRDTVTFSSLNIPLARLSISFDDSLVEIDTFVFALDNSDVSINGFVDYSDSVRLRISFCGEKISVEDIINFVPDELLPNLSGISGRGDFDVSGYFYYVSCFPESTDFGIGSVFRGVSIDHFGPKIDMDTFSRPFVATVRIGSSKGEKIALGIHNPNFVPIENLPQSLIGAVLVCEDGSFFSHRGFSLFHIRRAMRENLSAGRYISGGSTITMQLARNLFLSDERSLSRKLEEAVLTWQLEKHLSKKRILEIYLNIIEFGPGIRGVQEASKEYFGTDASNLDPLQSAYFASIIPNPRRYYQIQFERGSISPYWHQKLVRIMELELARNYIDSTAFDSFSAIDLEFIDR
- the dacB gene encoding D-alanyl-D-alanine carboxypeptidase/D-alanyl-D-alanine-endopeptidase; translated protein: MLIMLNHLLVFFFLTSAVNSSKIDGFIRSLGPVHSGIHCVNTKTGESVYSYNQDFLFVPASVQKLLTVAGSFFILGTDYRFSTYLLCDSIRSDTVYNLVLRGSGDPSLDLKSIELLVKHLKSIDINNIQGDICTYSRDLDTLPLGVGWMWDEGYYAYSARISALSCCGNYVTVKAAVTDGRITYDIMPKSDFVELVNLLAPGTENKYTVERYFDGEINIIVLSGTLKTPIERTVNLERPDLFTGHLFMRAAIESGISFQGMVRSIQTLPAVYETAAVFVSPPLFALSDSILNYSLNLSSELLLRKIASLNSLGASSLEGISLIFQKFSYLGLSTSGIVSKDGCGLSRYNLLSPRFLTSLLSLMLKQPGTSNLFFNCLPIMGREGTVNNRLRRISEDRARAKTGTLSGISTIAGYIVTKRQDTLSFAIMMNNFSISQNQIKNVQDSIILELMNY